The window CATCATCCTCGTCGAGGACCGCCGCTTCACGAACTCCTGGATCACCCCTGGCAAGGCCAAGTTCCACGACGACAACCACGCCGCCCTCAAGGCCGCCTACGAACAGCTTAAAAAAGAGAAAGTCGCCAACCTCCACTACATCGGCGGAGACGCCCTCTACGGCACCGACGCCGAAGGCTCGAACGATGCCTCCCACGGCACGGATCTCGGCTTCCTCCGCCAGGCAGAAATCTTCGAGCCCGTGCTGCGCAAAGCACTGAAGTAATTACTTCCCGATCTTGTACAGCGCCTTGTCTGTGCGGACAAACAGGGCGCTGCCATCGGCAATCGGACTCGCCATGATCGCGCCATCCATCGTGTTCTGCGCCAGGATCTTGAACTCCTTCGCGGCGTTCACGATCGTCACCACGCCTTCGCGGCTGCAGAAGTAAAGTTTGCCATCCGCCAGGATCGGCGAGGCGCTGTATTTTCCACCAATGCGTTCGCGGTAGCAGGCCTCTCCCGTCTTCGTGTCCACGCAGCTCACGATGCCGCCGTCATCCACGTAGAAAATCAGGCCGCCATGCAGCACGGGCGAGCACATCTTGGGCGCGTTCTTGTTGTTGCGCCACGCCACCTCAGGCGTCTTGAGCCCCTCGTATTTCAGCGCCACCATCGCCGACTTTCCATACGCAGTGCTGAAGTAGATCTGCTGCTCGTCCACCACCGGCACCGTGGACATCGAAAAGCCCAGCTCACCATAATGCACCTTCCACAGCTCGGCACCGGTCTGCGGATCGTAGCCATAAATGTTGTTCGCCGCTGAACTCACCACCTGCGGCTTGCCATTGATCGTCGCCACCAGCGGCGTGCCATAGGCTTTGCGCTGCTGCGGGCGCGGGTCCATCTCTCCGCTGCGCGGGGTCTTCCACGCCAGCTTTCCGGTGTTCTTGTCAAAGGCGGCGATGAACTGCGCGTCGCTGCCGTCAAAATGCGCGATCAGCCTGTCTCCATGCAGCACTGCCGTGGAGCCCGGTCCGTTTTCATGCATCACGTTCAGCTCCTGATTTTTCCACAGCACCTTCAGAGTGCGCGTGTCCAGCGCCACCGTGCCAAACGAACCAAAGTGCGCATACAGCCGCCCCTCCTCCAGCACCGGAGACGGCGAGGCATAGCTGTTGAGCTGATGCGCCCACTGCGGGTCCTTCACATTCAGCAGCTCGATGTCATGCAGGATCTTGCCACTGCTTCGATCCACACAGACCGCACGCAGGCTCACTGAGCCCAGCACCGTCAGCGGCTGGTCTCCGGTGTTGGTTTCCAGCCTGCGCTTGGCCTCCTCAGCCGTGGCGGCGGTTTCCAGAGCAGTCGTCAGCCAGATCTGCTCTCCCCACATGACAGGGGTCGAATGCCCACGCCCCGGCAGCCCTGTCTTCCAGGCCACGTTGCTTGTCTCGCTCCAGGTGTCGGGCAGACCTGAGGCAGAGGCATGTCCTTGGGCGGACGGGCCGCGCCATTCGGGCCAGTTGCCGGCATACGTAGCGGTGGAAAGAAGCAGAAGGGCGGGCAGCAGTCGGGTCATCATGATGCGAGAAAAAACGTGGCAGCAAGCGGGGAACTGTCTTTCACTGGCCACGATCATGCGCATCCTGTTTTTTCTTTTTGTTTCTGCCGCCGCACTGCAGGCCCAGACGGCGGAGCTGGAGACGTACATCGAGGTGCGTCACGGCACGCTGCCCATCGTTCTCACCGTCCCCCACGGCGGCAGCCTGAAACCGGCCAATGTGCTCGCTCGCCGCTATGGCGTGACAGGCACGGATTCCAACACCATACCGCTGGCTGAGATGATCATCGAAGAGCTGGAGTCTCGCTACGGCGCCAGACCTCACGCCATCATCTCCCGCCTCAGCCGCACAAGGCTCGACCCCAACCGCGATCTCGAAGAAGCCGCCCAAGGAGACCCCACTGCCGTGGCCGCCTGGCACCGTTTTCACGACAGCGCCCAGAAGGCCTGCGATACTGTGATGAAAAAAAGCGGCCTCGGTCTCCTTCTCGACATCCATGGCCACCGCCACCTGGAGCAGCGCGTGGAACTGGGCTACCTCGTGAAGGCAGACATTCTCAAGCACTCCGACGCGGAGCTGAACGCCGACACCGCCCTTATCGCCTCCACCTGCATCCGCGATCTCGACAAACGCTCGCCTCAGACCTTTGCCGAGCTGCTGCGCGGCCCCCAGAGCCTCGGCGGACTGCTGGAATTTCGCGGCTTCCGCTCTTTGCCCAGCCCCACCAGACCCAGCCCCGGCTTCATGGCAGGCTACTTCAGCGGTGTGTATGATGTCGCGGCTCACGGCTCGCGCAGCGGCGGCACGGTCAGCGCTATTCAGCTGGAATGCCCTTGGAACAATGTGCGAGATACTCCCGAGAACCAGCGCCGCTTCGCAGTGGCGCTGGCAGATTCACTCGGCATTTACTTTGAGGTCCACTTTGGCCGGAAGCTGAAGTGAGCGCGCCGTCTTCGGCTGCGGCTGTCCAGGCTCTGCTTTTTTGAGCCTCTCCCAACAGCCGTCGGCCACCTCCTTCTGCGCGCAAAAGCAGCGGATGTCCGCAGGCGTGCATGAGGCCCAGTCCACCGGGATGCGCTCATCACTCAGTCCCCGGCGGTGCAGCCAGCCAAAGAAGGAAAGGCTGCCCAGCAGCGCCAGGTTGAAGGGCAGGCACAGCGGCAGCAGGGCCACACGCAGCAGCGCCTCGGAGAGCGGCTCCCAGGCCAGCGCCAGCAGCAGTGTCATCATCAGCATCCACATCACCGTTTTCACATTCAGCCGCAGATAGTGCCCGCCGAGCGCCAGCGCCAGCACCACCACATTCATGGCAAAGGCAGGATCTCCAAACACCGGCCGCCACGCCGAGCCCAACATGCACACCAGCACCGCCACCAGAGCTACGAGCGCACTCGTGCGCGAATGAAACAGCAAACCGATGAAAAACCACAGCCAGCACAGCAGCACACGTGTGGAGGTAAACTGCGCCGTTAGACTCAGATGGCTGGAAAGAAATCCGCTCCACGCCTTCGCATACGCCTCCGCCTTGCCACCAGAAAGCGTGGCGGCAAATCCGCTGAACGCATCTGCAAACAGCGGCGCACACAACGCAGCCGTGGTGAAATGCCGCCGAGCTTCCTCAGGGTGTCCGGCCTGCAGCTCACACCAGCCCAGTCCATCCCATGAATCGGCAAAAAAGGAATCCAGCGCCACCGCTCGTCGAAACGCCAGCACCGCATCATCATAGCGCCCTTGGCGGAAGCGGCTCCAGCCCAGCCCGTCATACGCATCTGCCACGCCTATTTTCAGTGACAGCACACGCGAGAATGCCGTCTGCGCACCGGTCTGGTCTCCCCGGCGGTACAGGCTCCAGCCCAGCCCCGCGCAGCGGTAGGCCTCGGCCATGTCCGTGCTCACCTCCGTATTGAGAAAATGCTTCTCCGCTTTTTCAAAGCGGTTGGCCAGCAGCGCACGCCAGCCGCGTGTCAGCTCGGCGTCATGCACGCCGAAGAAGATGAGCGCTGTCAGCGCTGCCCAGGCTGCGACCACATACGGCAGACTGAAGAGCACATAGGGAGACTTATCCTCATGCATGCGCTCCGCCACCGGCACAAAAAAGAACACCATTCCTGCACACCCCAGCGCCGTGGCGAGCGCCTGCGCCCACAGCGGCACCTGCGGAAAGAGATACCACAGCGCCCCCAGCAGTGCGCCGTTCACGCTGAAGAGCCCCGTCTTCAGCACACTGTCATTCTGTGCCCTCCACAAGGCGAGGGCGGAGATCAGCAGCGCCCCGCCCAGGCTCATCAGCGCCATCTCTACCGAGAGCACAAACATCCCGACAAGCACGCATGCGCCCGTGATCCGGTTGTTTGCCACGAGCATCTGCCCGTAACCACGCAGGGTGTGGTCCAGCAGGCGTTTCATGCGGCGAGGGGAAGTTCAGAAATCACCAGCGGCACCTTATGCGATCCTGCGGGTGCGGCAATCACGGAGACAAAGCTCATCTGCAGATCTACCGCGCCGCCTAAAGCCTCATTCAGCGCCGCCTGCACGCCGCTTTCGACGCAGCCTTTCGACGCACAGTCCTCGATCACCACCCTTACCTCCAAAACCCCCGGCTGCTTCTGCACCACTTGGTACTGCGCCAGACCAGGCACCTCTTCAATTGCATTGGTGATGACATACGGCGAGATCAGCGTTCCGCTCTGCGCGCGCAGCATCGCGGCGCTGCGGCCTTCGATCTGCCGGATGCTCCGCGCACTGCTGCCACACGGACACGGCTCCGTCTCCCACCGTGCCAAATCTCCCAGACCGCGATACCGCAGCATAGGCGTGGCGGTGTTTGTCAGGTCGGTGATCACGATGTTACCCAGCCCGTTTGTGGGCCTTCCGTTTTCATCCACGATCTCACAGATCACATTCGTCTCGGCAATGTGCCACCGCGCATCATGCAGGCACTGCCAGGCCACCAGTCCGCCCTCCGTGCTGGTGTACGTCTCGATCAGCCGCGCATTTGGAAACACCTGCCCCAGCAGATGCTTCGTGTGTGCATCCAGCATCTCAGATGTCAGGTGGATGATTCTCGTCTGCTTCACCACCCGCTTCTGATCTCGCAGCTCCAGCGCAATGGCTCGCAGCGTCGAAGGGTAGGAGGAGACAAACTCAGGCGCTATGCCGAGCAGCTTGTCCGTGAGCTTGGCCACAGGATCATGCACCGAAAGCAGGCGCGAATCCGGCACCGTCGTGCGCAGGAGATCCGCGGCAGCGTAGTCGATGCTGTCCCGCGCCATGTCCACCAGATACAGCCCGTTGCCGATCGGCCTCCCCTGGCACCAGTCATAAAACAGCGCCGTGTTCCACGCCATGTAGTGCCAGAGAGACTCCTCCGTGCGCGCCATGCTGGCCGGGATGCCGGTGGACCCCGACGAGGAAATCCACCTCACCTCATCGCGATTGTCTTTGGAAATCAGCTCCTCCTTGCTGGCTGCGCGCAGATCCTGCTTGGTCAGAATCGGCAGCTTGGAAAGGTCATCCCAGTCATCCAGCATCGCGGGTGTGAATCCCGCCTGCTCAAACAGCCGCTGATAAAGCGGCACCTTCTCGTGCGCATGC is drawn from Prosthecobacter vanneervenii and contains these coding sequences:
- a CDS encoding outer membrane protein assembly factor BamB family protein, whose amino-acid sequence is MMTRLLPALLLLSTATYAGNWPEWRGPSAQGHASASGLPDTWSETSNVAWKTGLPGRGHSTPVMWGEQIWLTTALETAATAEEAKRRLETNTGDQPLTVLGSVSLRAVCVDRSSGKILHDIELLNVKDPQWAHQLNSYASPSPVLEEGRLYAHFGSFGTVALDTRTLKVLWKNQELNVMHENGPGSTAVLHGDRLIAHFDGSDAQFIAAFDKNTGKLAWKTPRSGEMDPRPQQRKAYGTPLVATINGKPQVVSSAANNIYGYDPQTGAELWKVHYGELGFSMSTVPVVDEQQIYFSTAYGKSAMVALKYEGLKTPEVAWRNNKNAPKMCSPVLHGGLIFYVDDGGIVSCVDTKTGEACYRERIGGKYSASPILADGKLYFCSREGVVTIVNAAKEFKILAQNTMDGAIMASPIADGSALFVRTDKALYKIGK
- a CDS encoding urea transporter, with protein sequence MKRLLDHTLRGYGQMLVANNRITGACVLVGMFVLSVEMALMSLGGALLISALALWRAQNDSVLKTGLFSVNGALLGALWYLFPQVPLWAQALATALGCAGMVFFFVPVAERMHEDKSPYVLFSLPYVVAAWAALTALIFFGVHDAELTRGWRALLANRFEKAEKHFLNTEVSTDMAEAYRCAGLGWSLYRRGDQTGAQTAFSRVLSLKIGVADAYDGLGWSRFRQGRYDDAVLAFRRAVALDSFFADSWDGLGWCELQAGHPEEARRHFTTAALCAPLFADAFSGFAATLSGGKAEAYAKAWSGFLSSHLSLTAQFTSTRVLLCWLWFFIGLLFHSRTSALVALVAVLVCMLGSAWRPVFGDPAFAMNVVVLALALGGHYLRLNVKTVMWMLMMTLLLALAWEPLSEALLRVALLPLCLPFNLALLGSLSFFGWLHRRGLSDERIPVDWASCTPADIRCFCAQKEVADGCWERLKKAEPGQPQPKTARSLQLPAKVDLKVNAE
- a CDS encoding phenylacetate--CoA ligase family protein, which gives rise to MYTPTQILTRGRRLHAALDQVIEQRGWSTPKRRAHQWRTLRALVKHAHEKVPLYQRLFEQAGFTPAMLDDWDDLSKLPILTKQDLRAASKEELISKDNRDEVRWISSSGSTGIPASMARTEESLWHYMAWNTALFYDWCQGRPIGNGLYLVDMARDSIDYAAADLLRTTVPDSRLLSVHDPVAKLTDKLLGIAPEFVSSYPSTLRAIALELRDQKRVVKQTRIIHLTSEMLDAHTKHLLGQVFPNARLIETYTSTEGGLVAWQCLHDARWHIAETNVICEIVDENGRPTNGLGNIVITDLTNTATPMLRYRGLGDLARWETEPCPCGSSARSIRQIEGRSAAMLRAQSGTLISPYVITNAIEEVPGLAQYQVVQKQPGVLEVRVVIEDCASKGCVESGVQAALNEALGGAVDLQMSFVSVIAAPAGSHKVPLVISELPLAA